One Lepisosteus oculatus isolate fLepOcu1 chromosome 4, fLepOcu1.hap2, whole genome shotgun sequence genomic window, gacaacagataaTTAAGTAGGGGAAAAAAACGTCAATATTACAGAAGAAGCAATGCCTCAGCTATATCACCACTGGTACTGCACAACTCTCAGACACTGTTTCCTAAAGAACTCAGAATAACAGAAATccaaaaataattacagcaaAGGGAGGTTGTATTTTACTAAGACAAAATTACTTGAAAgcctctgaaaacaaaaatgacctCTGGCCTTTCCTGATTTGTGAACTAATTAAGCTTTTTATTTCTATGTATTTCATTCTCTGAATGGTATTAATCTATTGGTACTGGTTAAGACTAGGATATCTACCTGAAGAAATCATATTTCTGGTCCCTAGCTGAAAGAGGTTTAGCTCTTTTAGTCTGCCACTGTAGGTTATTCCCTTAAGCTCCAGAATGTATATGGCTGCTCTGATCTGACTGAATTCCAGAGCAACAATAACTTTTATAGTGTTGTCAAAACATTATAATTAAGGCCTTACTAATACATTGTGCAATTTTTACATAACAACCCTTAATttatataactacagtatatatcccaATATTCTGTTTTTGCGTTTTTGTTACTTCACCACATCAACCAGAAGATACAGATGATGAATCAAGATTAAAGTATTTTGCATAACTATTCTAGTTTAgaatttcccattttgtattattttttccacctgcacttgtttacattaaatgtcatctccTAGATGTTTGCCAAATCTTGAATTTTATTgtctttattatattaattaattaatatattaattaatttaatttgcatcTTCTATTAAGCAATCCTCCTAATTTGGTATTATCTGGGTCTGAccagtttactgtatatttagaggAATCTAGATAATTGCTATAAACTTGAAAGAGCAGTGATCATATTACAGATCACTGtgatactccactaattacatcaccccaatTTGAGCATCCACCCCTTAACTCTAATTTTCTTTCTATTCACAAACCAATTCTCAACCTAAACACACATTTCCCTAAATACCTAGAGCCTGTAGTTTGATCCATTAATATTGTATATGTCCATTTCTGCCTGCACATACAAAGACGTCACAAAGAAATTAAGGATTTTCCTTCTATAGTGGAATAGCTGCCGACTCTCTGCCACCTGAATTCAGCCGCTGCATCACAAACAGCTCAAGTCCCCAAGTAATTCTTCAAGGATGAATTTTTAGCAGATGGCTCGCCGAGCAAGGCTGCAACAGCATGATGCGATGCTACAGAGCCTCCATAAAACTGCATTAATTCAGAGCTGACAAGCTGAAATAAAGGTCAGCAGCTTATACCACATTATTCCTAAAAGCTAATTTTACAAGCAAATGCACTGCTTTAATTAGCCTCTGCTTGCAGTTTATACAAATACTACACTAAATTAAGTCCAGTCTTTGTACATCTGAAAACCCCCTCCGGCTCTAACTTAAAAGTTTGCGAAATACAGTGAAATGATGATGATTGCTTTTACTGGCactataaaaatacagtttattataataaaatgatGCTGAGTGGTATCATAACTATTGAATCTGTTATTCCTGCGTTTGTTTTCAGATAACACATGGAATTTGATAACATATTACAATGTTTAATTATAATAAGACTCAATTACACATTAAAAAGGAAATTTTTATAATTAGATCGTTCCACAGACCTGAATATCTAAATATAAGACAGTAATAGCTTGTGCAGTTTTAtattttcatctttatttttgtgcAAAGATTACACTCACAAAAACATGTCCCCCTCTGGCTGTTCTAGCAAGAACCAGCTTAAATTCAAAATAGTCCTGAGGGAGCTCAGCATTCAGTACCGGATGTTCATACTTATACTTAATACACTCCCTGGTCAACATACTAGGAACCCCCACCAAATATTACACTGGAGCTCTGCACACACAGGCTGTGTCACGCCTATTCCTCTGGTTCCGTCAGCTTCAAAGGGCTGAGACTTGGGGGCTGTTCTGGCCAGGGAAGGTGTTCATTTCACTTGGGGTTCCTAATATTGTGGCCAGTCCGTGCACtgaattacattttacattccAGCAGCAGTCATATCAAATCAAAGCGGCTTTGCTCCTTAAACAAGTCTCACTTTTTAATCAGCCAGTTTTAAATCTTTCTCAGACTATTAAGTTGGCACCCAAGCTGGATCTGTGATCCAAGTACCGTGCGTCTTTTTGTAACTCGCTGTCAAACACATGGTGTTTGCATTAATTCCATCTCGCCTATTTATAGTTTTAAGCACATTAAGTCATTTTAGAAATCcacaataaaaactattttcataAAATTGTTGAAAATAGTTGTTAAATGTTACTTCCACCCCATTACGAAGTAAAACGGTCTAACAGAGTTAAAGACCACTACCTCCGAGCAAGGCTTAGTATTTTAGAACTACAACATTTTATAAAGTACTAGAGGCAACTCAGACTCTTTTTCTGTATCCTCTAGCAATAAATCAAACCATTTCCAATTTTAAATTGAACAGTTTTTATCAGTAAATGGAGTTCTTCCAAGAACTTTCGATTTGAGGTGCGAGTAGTGCACACCACAGCAGAGAAAGTCAATTTCAAACGCCACAGCAGCtcagacacttttttttttaatcttaggCTGAACTACGACACCTTGTCATTCTAGTGATTTTATCAGACTTGAGCTATTCCTCGCTCATTTCCCTTCATTCCCACATTCCTATCAAATAGTACTCTCTGGCGACACCTGCTGGGTGATCAGTATGGCATCCTAGCCCAGGAAAGATGCAGAAGCAAGAACACAGGAAAGAAAAAGATTTAATGACAAAAGTGCTGAATGCACCCTCATttagaactgaaaaaaacaggCTTTGGTTTTTCAGCAAAACATTCAAGAAGACTACTAAACCTGTGGAACCAGTTAACCTCCTGAACGGGTCAACCATGAATCGCTGTGCTTTCTCATGAACCCTTGATTGTTCCCAACTCCTGTGTTTCAGTCAGAGTGAAGGCCAGCTGAGAAGACGTCTTCATGAGAATGTCACAACCCCCGAAGAGGTGTAGTACCCAGAGCCATCTGTTGAATATCTCTGGGAGATGTGGGCTGAATTCAGGTCAAATTCCCCAAAGTAATATGTTCCAAActtctgaaaagcagaaagcacTTGGATTGAAAGCTAGCAACCAAGAATTActactgcattttaaaataacttacaGTCAGCATTTGTCTTCAGGACCTCTAATTTGCACCCATTGGAGCTACAAATGTCATTCACTTCTCAATAAAACCTAAGATGTTCTGCTAGTAAATACAAATCAATTTTGCTCAAGACAGGACTCAACTTgtccacagaaaaaaagaaacagaaaatggttATTAACAAAGGTCAGAATTCAACCTGTTTGTCTGTGACAAAGGAGGATTGCACAGTGAAGAAAAACTTTGCAGCAGAATGTACGTCatatatttatttgaacatATTTCAGAAGCCTAATCAAACCTTCGAtctttctatattttttttagttttgccaTGCTGATCTAGAACATTCACATACCTGAAGTAATTATTTGACAAAGCCCATTAATTACTACTTCAAAAGAAAGTAAGCACCTCTACAAATAACCCAGATATTGGGTCCTTGATTGTTCAGATCTGTCACTCCCTCAGACAGCTCCAGCAGGGCCCAAGAATGGCACGCAGGACATCGTTTCTCACAAAGCACAAAGATGTTACTATGGTTACTGTGTGCTGAGCACTGTCCAGACACTCTCCCGTTTCTCTGATCCTCAGTGCAAGATAGCAGTGGGCTAGCTTTAGTTTTTCAGCAGGCTCACAGCAATGACAACACTTACCTCGAGGTTATTAGCATTATTAATATTGGTAGTGCCAGCACTGAATAAGGAAAAGCACAGCATTACTTCTGTGGCTAGTAATTTCCTGTCACTATAATGTGCAAAGGCACACTCctgactttaaataaaaaatcgtTAGATTCAGTACAGTGCtactctgtttaaaaaaaataggtttGAAGAGGAAAAGattttgtaaatttgtacaaatatatggccaataaagccAGGTGTTGAAAATGcaaacatattaaaatatgttaggtGCCTTACTGCACCTACTCCAAATCTGGTTCTTTTTTGCCTAATGTCAGGCATACTGTCTGATGTATTCTTTGCACAATCCTGTAAAGTAAATTACACTATGCACATTGCACTTTATGTACCCTGTAACCTGTCAGAAATGTCTGTCTACATTGTCTATAGCACTGTCTTGTCAGTGCCTTGTCTGTATTCGCACCATAGACCTGCAGAACAATATCCCGCTCCtttgtatacttgtatatggctggaatgacaaataaacttgaatttgaaaataaaaagacattgCCATTGGCTTTGAGTTCTGTATGTCTTTAAAACATACAATGGAATTATTTCTTGCTTTATTTACTCACGGGAACCAAAGCCATATGAGACTGTGAGgtgctgcagttttttttttctttggaaggTCATCTGTAACCCACAATTACTGAGGCACAGACAGTCATGGAAAACCTAAATGCTTCGGGTGCTGCTGGGGACTTGCATGCTGTGGTAATAATTAATAACTGCCACTAGGGGGCAGCCACAAAGCACAAACAATAGCTGAATCTAAAACATCCCAAGAACTTGGCAATTGCGCGCTACACAGAGCATCGAGAACAGTATTTGAATGATAATTTCTGACCTTTAAAATGTTTCGTACATCAAATGACTCCCGATCCCTCATATTCTGCCTTCCTGCAGCAGGACCCCCTTTGTCCTCAGCTACAAGACAAAAACATATTCAGCACACAGGCATCGCTTCCTCCCTCAGCTACGCTGTCGTACACTGTGAACTTACATCGACGTGCAATAAGAAGTTagagaaaaaggaaatattttcttaaagtaCATTTTCTATACTGTACTGCAATTGGGCACAAATAACTCATCTTTCTCCAGAAGGATGGGAGGTTTCTGGTGGTTTGAAAGAGGGAAAacctttattttcaatttttgtgACAGAGAGACGCCCAAAATATGTGTTGTTGACAAACATGAAAAGGGACACGAACAAAGGCGCGATGAAACCAGTGTCCATCCTTGGAAAACAGAGCCCCTGTCAGACCAGGGCTTTGTGATCTGCAGACAGCTTTGTGTGAACTCATGTTGGGGAGCTAAATGCCAGTCCTCTGGGTTGGATGTGATCCATTTCCTACTGAAAGAGCCCATtgttgtccctgttcaaaacaTGCTGCTCTTGCAGTGGCACAGAGGGCTGGCAAGGCAAGCAGGGACTGCACTCTCCAAGATGCCCCCTTCTTGCTGCTGGCCAGAGCGCAATATTTTTATTAGAGTGTCTTGCCGCTCGTCATCAAGGCTGGGATCCCATTCCAGATCAATTCTGAAGCCATCCATGCTGAAGCACCAAAGAGTCTGGGCTGGCAAACGCATATTGATCTCAAGAATCCATAtgccaaactaaaaaaaagccaatttaCTAAGAGGGGCACTGTATAACACTGGGATACTAAAACATGCAGCAGTGCTATCAAGCAGTGTAATCATGCAGAGTGcaaagtagtaataataataaaataataataataataataattgtttacacttatatagtgcttttctggacactccactcaaagcgctttacaggtaatggggactccccttcaccaccaccaatgtgcagcatccatctggatgatgcgacggcagccatagtgcaccagaacgctcaccacacaccagctatcagtggggaggagagcagagtaatgaagccaattcagagatggggattattaggagaccatgattgataagggccaatgggaaatttggccaggacaccggggttacacccctactcttttcgagaaacaccctgggatttttaatgaccacagagagtcaggacctcggttttacgtctcatccgaaggacggcgcctgtttacagtatagtgtccccgtcactatactggggcattaggacccacatggaccataGGGTGagggccccctgctggccccactaacacctcttccagcagcaacctttgtttttcccagaagctctctcatccaggtactgaccaggttcacacctgctgagcttcagtgggctgccagttgtgagttgcagagtgatatggctgctggccacatTGTTTCTATTGGGCAACAAGTCTTTTCCATATTAAAGAAGTGACAGGTTGGCCCACTGTCAGCAGTACAACAGAGCTGTTATGTGTAATTCCTCCACTGAACTCTCAGCTACACATAAGGAAATCTGGTGATCTTTCCTTTGGACAGGTACACCTGAAGTCTTCTAAGTGCACATGGGCAGCTGGATCGTTACCATTTTCTAAACATGAATCTGGCGCCACAATGAAAACCAAAGACAGTTCACTCTCAGATGTGCAAGTCTGCAGTCAGCAAAACCCTTACTGACGTGGGCATCAGGTCTTCCATAGCAACCAGATCATAGCAATACCTGGTCCACATATCAATCACAAGGAATCACTGCAGGGAGATGATATCTTTATCCAACAGAACTATCTCCTGTCTCACAAGAACACTGGGGGAGATAAATGGATCACTGCCATTTCAAAACTCTGTTTAGAAACCACAAAGACAgacaatatacagtgccttcagaaagtattcaccccccatTGATTGTTTATCGTTCTGCTGTGTTGCAAAGtcaaattaaaacatatttaaatgggatttttttccactcctgtagaagtaattctctataatgttaaaatgaaataaagcatttagatgtcttcagaattatataacaaataaaaatatgaagatTACTTAACTGATATGTATTCACCCCTTTTTTTAACAACCTCAGTTGGGTGAGGTATTCAATTATTTTGAGAGGTATCACACTAAATACATTAACAAGGTACACCTGTGTTCAATAGCTTGATTGCACAATAAATATCATTGACTGTGAGATCAGGCCATCCTACCAAACTGAGCAACCAGACAAGGAAGGCAATTGTCAGAGAAGAGACCAAGAGGCCAGCTACAACACTGACAGGGCTCTTTGGCTGAAATGGGAGAAACTGTCCAGACATCAACAATCTCTTTAGCACTTCACAGATTCGGCCTCTTTGGGAGAGTGGCTAGAAGGAAGCCACTTCTGAGAAAGGCCAACCTTATATCACACCTGGAGTTTGCTAGAAGCCATGTGACAAAACCTGAGACCTTTTGGAAGAAAATGTTGTAGTCTAATGAAAATAAAGCTGAGCTCTTTGACCTGAAAGCAAAGCGCTATGTTTGGCGCAAACCCAATACAGCCCAACACACAggtaacaccatccctactgtcaagcatggtggtggcagcatcatgctctGGGGTTGCTTTTCAGCAGGAGGAGCTGGAAAGCTTGTTGCCATCAAGGGCAACATGGATGAAGCCAAATACAGGCAAATCCCTGAGGAGAACCTGTTTCAGTCAGCCAGAGATCTGCATTTAGGCCGAAGATTCATTttccaacaggacaatgacccaaagcaaaTGGCAAAAACTATCAAGGAATAGCTTGAAAAAAAGAAGGTTAGTATTCTGGAATGGCCCAGCCAGAGCCCAGACTTGAATCTAATTGAAAATCTCTGGTATGACCTGAAAATTGCTGTCCACTGACACTCTCCATCTAATTTTGTTAGTTGGAGCAAATTTGCATTGAAGAATGGGTAAAAATCCCACAATCTGAATGTGCAAAGATCATAGAGACATACCCAAGAAGACTCATGGCTGTAATTACTAAGTATTGTACTATGTACAAAGTATTTACTGGGGGGGGTGAATCCTTTTGTAAACGAGAAATGTAAGTCTTTCATTGTGGAGAAACGAATGTtcttgaataaaaaatattttttggactCATAAATGTGTtgaatttattgtgttatttaagggagagaaaaaaatatttcaatgtgtTAAAATTTGGAGGTGTAACGGGAACAAAACGTGGAAAAAttcaagggggtgaatactttctgaaggcactgtacatgCAAAAGCCCAAGCGCATCCAGTCTTTATCTGAAAACTAGACCCCAACTCTCGCTTCATTATGAATCCGGCACAGAACCTCACTGAACCTCCTTTGCATGAGACTGTAAACTGAGGCCTTGACTGCCAGTTCATTAAAGCTGCCGCGGTCCTGGTCGTAAGAGTGGGAGATGTTAACCTCATTGACCTGTTCTAAATTCCAGTCTGGGCTAGTACAGTCTGGCCTCCCTTAGGTTCAATTCAAttagtgaagcaatttctcacttctccggTTGATCTGCTGACTCAAGGGGTTGCTGGCACAAAAGGCTGCCTTGCATAAACCAGGAGGGTGTTGTATTTCAGAGGCGGAAGAAGTAGGTCTCTTCCTATATGTGAaacacttttgggataaaactGATTATTTATACGTGCAAtccatttattaattattattattattattattattattattattattattattattattattattattattattatagatacACCTGTAGAGCtatcaggaaataaaaatacagtgcctttcagCAGATTTGCTGGTCTACGATGCTGAAATACATTACCAGAGGGGTCCTTTCTGAACAGCGTGTTCATGACAGTGGCATGAAGCTTGACTCTGTCCCATTCTTTAATCATCAGGCCGGATGACACAAAGTGCTCCACCAGCCTGTCTGAAATGGCTTGCAGCCTGCAGGGAAGAGAGATACAGAAAACAGTCACGCTTGCAGGCAGCCAAGACACCACATCATGAATGTAATACACTGCACGAAAGGTTCTTCGAGCCCCCCTTCCGAGACTTTTTTTGCTGTGCACAACGATCAGTCTCAGAGCAGCGCTGAAAGGCGTCCTACGAGAAGCGTAACAGTGTGGGAGTGGGCAGAGACGCGCCGAGCACTGCTAAAAAGTCAACGCCCCTGAGGGACAGAAGCACCGGTGTGAGGTTAGCAACAACTGAAAATAACACAGAAGAGGGGTGAAAATGAACcacagaacaaaaagaaaggtgTTCCCCTGTGCCTCGCGACCTCCAGGCTGGGCTTGCCCTATGTAACGGGGTCCAGCCCGGGGACAAAGAAGTACCGCCAGCACAGCGGCGACCCGACTGGACTTCTTCTGCGCAGCGGGGGCCTGTCTGGCAGAGCGGAGCAGGGCGCGTAaggcacaaacaaaacaagaaccCAGTGTGTGAAAAAGGTCTGCCTGTCCTGGTGAAGATATGTGACGGGAcaggcaaaaagaaagaaaagaaagaccaaGAAAAGGCATGCCTTATGCAGGTACAATCCCCTCCGGCACTGCTGGTGAAAAGGTCCTCCCCTTCCGGGGGGTCTGCCCTACTCGTCCCTATGGGGGGGGGTCCAGTGTGCCTGTACAGAGCCTTCACAGCCGCGGCTCATTCTCTAGTAGCTGGGACAGCCGTGACGacagggctccgcctccacgCTGGGCACGCCCCCGCGGACTGCCACAGAAGGCAAAGACACGGGCTTTGGCAACTGGAAAGACCTACTTGTCAGACCCATCTTTCGGCTGGACTTTGGCGTACAGAACGTCCACCATGGCAGGATCGTCGTTCATGTATTCAATCCCCACCACCTCCAGGGGAAGGGGCTGTCCCCCAGTGACATCCCTGTAAAAGCAGAACAGCAGCCAGTGTGGATACAATCACGTCTCTCGCCGGGTTAACACAAAAAACGAAGCAAGACGGACCGGCGCTTGTCACTTCAGAACAGATCCTGAAACCATACTTCTCCCCAAACCAGAGATGCAGAGTTCTTAAATGTAAAAGGTTTTAATAGCTGTTGCTCCACTATGTAGTTTATTTCCATTTACTAAATTCACACACAGGAACTGCAGTTCTCACAGGCTTGTCAAAACTGCTAGAAGGTGTGCTGGGACACCATGTACCACAACTAGCCCAGAGGTGTGCCAACCACAGTGCAGTGCAACACAAAGGCACACAGGACAGAACCATTGTCACATTGCTGCAGCTACCAAACATGTTCACACGAGAAGACTGACACCCACTTGATAAAGCCCTGACACTGCTGTGCCAAGTCGCATGCCTTGGTCACTTCCATGTCACTGAGCAGAGCCAGTGTGCCGATAGTCAGGTGCAGCTTGGCTGGGTTCTGAAAGATGCTGCTGTCCACTCCGCGGTCCTTAAAATAAAACGGGAAGAAATACCTAAATACAAGCTTGACAGCAACCTCCTGCATCTAGCTGACATGCCACCtacatataaaacagaaaaccatTTGTCCTCCAAAATCATTCAGAAAAGTTTAGACTTTGTAACGTATGCAACAAGCACTAAGGGagatttatttaatgtattaaattaaaaccacaaaacaGTATTATGTACTAACAATGTAATGATTTTCAATTAACACTTTGCGCTTTGCAGCAAAACAGTCCTGACCCCATCAAGTGAGTGAAGAAAGATCACACCTTTTAGAACATTAGAAGAATCTGAGTCCAAGCCTTCGGTTTATCACAAACCTTCTGTTCCACTAATCCAGTTCTCTATTTCTAATCAGCCCCCAGACCCCTTATCTTCTCAGAAATGATCACAGGGGTTAATCTATTTCTTTATTGTATCTCTACCTGGGAACACTGCTCCAGGACCTCCTCTTTAAACTGCAGAAATCGCTCCTGGATGCTGGAGTGGTTCAGAGGGAAGGACAGGAAGTGAGTGAACGGCTGCTTCCTGCGAAAGCTCTCGATCAGAACCTCAATGCGGGTGAAAGCAGAAATCACCGCAGCCCGCTGCTGACCAGTGATCACTGGACAAGGACGGAAGAAACAGCAAGAGGTAAAACTCAATAAGACACAAGTAAAAATCAAGACAACTTCTTCTACAAAAAGCCATTCATGACAAAACAGGCATAGAGAAGCACACTACCTTAATAAATGCAACCCTAATCAAGACATTACAGATTAAGATTCCTTGTGGGACAGGGCTTGGGGTGTAAACCCTATACAGCCTGTacttttcataataataattgcttacacgtatGTAGCGCTttgctgga contains:
- the ascc1 gene encoding activating signal cointegrator 1 complex subunit 1 isoform X1; the encoded protein is MEVLRPTLISINGRIYRKNVVKEQTFHYEGDEEEDISYSARIDCADEPCDSVSVEQTEKGFRCAIDVPSVLYKYIIGRKGETRKRLESETQTSITIPKQGVEGQIVITGQQRAAVISAFTRIEVLIESFRRKQPFTHFLSFPLNHSSIQERFLQFKEEVLEQCSQDRGVDSSIFQNPAKLHLTIGTLALLSDMEVTKACDLAQQCQGFIKDVTGGQPLPLEVVGIEYMNDDPAMVDVLYAKVQPKDGSDKLQAISDRLVEHFVSSGLMIKEWDRVKLHATVMNTLFRKDPSAEDKGGPAAGRQNMRDRESFDVRNILKKFGTYYFGEFDLNSAHISQRYSTDGSGYYTSSGVVTFS
- the ascc1 gene encoding activating signal cointegrator 1 complex subunit 1 isoform X2, giving the protein MIEAKTRELSPCLARIDCADEPCDSVSVEQTEKGFRCAIDVPSVLYKYIIGRKGETRKRLESETQTSITIPKQGVEGQIVITGQQRAAVISAFTRIEVLIESFRRKQPFTHFLSFPLNHSSIQERFLQFKEEVLEQCSQDRGVDSSIFQNPAKLHLTIGTLALLSDMEVTKACDLAQQCQGFIKDVTGGQPLPLEVVGIEYMNDDPAMVDVLYAKVQPKDGSDKLQAISDRLVEHFVSSGLMIKEWDRVKLHATVMNTLFRKDPSAEDKGGPAAGRQNMRDRESFDVRNILKKFGTYYFGEFDLNSAHISQRYSTDGSGYYTSSGVVTFS